A window of Dermacentor andersoni chromosome 4, qqDerAnde1_hic_scaffold, whole genome shotgun sequence genomic DNA:
GGGCCTCGCTACGATGCGACTGCTTAGACAGCACGATCTGACGCGTAGTCGCCCTCAAAGAATGCACAGCATTTTAATTATCTGTAAGGAACTCATTTTAACGTAAAGAGTGCCTCACCTTGTGGCCGGTGCGTTTGATCACATCCGCACacgataaaaaggaaaaaaaaatacggcaaaaagcaagaaaaaagttcACTGGATTGGCTTTGGTATGGCTTCTATGATTTACAGCCAACATAAGCCCTAgtcacagtttctttttttcctccttcgTCCGTGAAATATACATGACATAAAGAACAGTGCGGTCAAAATCTGCAGAATGACTCCCACATTTACGTGAGCAATTTGTAGGTTATGATTGGTATGATAGGAGTCCTATTTGGTTTATTCTTGGAGAATCAACGAGTAATGCACAAGCGTCAGATGCAAAGCGCAACTCTTTCATCGATTATAATATTCGCTGCTTGAAATGTTATCAGCCTGGATGATTATTATTCTGCAGAAGGGACTTTATGAGCTCAGAGCTGGCGTTGTGTTGTACTAATTTTACGTTTACGAAAGTTGTGCGCACTGTTTCATGTATGCGTGAACATTAGGTTCAGTTCGTTTTTTCGAGGTCGTTAATTAgacaagaggcaaaaaaaaaaaaaaaagaggaaaaaaaagagaaaaaaaaggtagCGAGCTCCGATTAATGTAATTACCAAGAATAATAGCACAACTGAAGCAGACGCTTGATTTTATTTGCCGAGAGCGATCACAGTTAGCATTGGTCAAACGAGACTAACATCGCAGTAATTTTATTTGACATACACTGAATGACACGTTTACGTTGTACTGCAGGTACTAGAACGCACGTAGTACCTTGTCATCGCACGCAGCAGTCGCAGCAAAAGAAAAACTAATTATAGGTTAACACACGAATTCAAAATGCACAAGCATTAATGTTAATGCTTGTTTCGGCTTATCCCGGTGATCTTCATGAAAGGTGTACATTCTGACATTCAGAAGTAACAGCCAGGTTGGATTTGATGTCCTGGTTTTTCATCAGGCTTGAAATTCACATTTATATAATAATATTTTACAGAAGTTATTAACACATAACTACAACGCCAAGTGTTGTGTTACACATGCTATAGGATGATATCCTACACTGAAGTTATACCTACAAATTGCTTCAGTGGATTTTACACTGTTGAATGTTGCCTTTAAACCTGACAAAAAATACAACCAGGACACTAAAAACAGCACTGTTAATACTATTATTCAAATCAACTGTGTGGCTGTCACATTTAAATGTGAAAATGTGCATTTTATAAAGGTTACTGTGATAATGACCATAGAGGAAAGCTGACAGTGATTTTCTTCAGTCCTCAGCTATTTAAGCTTCAAAAATAATACAGTGCAGAACGATGCTTGGTAACAGATGCCTATGCCCCACATGGCTATATTGTGGTTGCATGATGGTTTTAAATATCTAGACTCCTTACTAAAAAACAATTACATTATACATTTCATGTGTATGCTAGTGGTATTGCCATTCTCATTAAGCTGCCATAGTGCCAGGATGGTATTGCGTAATCTTGAAATGCAATCACATGAAACCAGTCCATGTGACATAACATGCTCAAACTACACCTTGTTTGGTAGGGGTGTGGCAAGCTGATTGAAACAAACGCTGACATTGATAATGAGCAAAAGAATGTAACTGCAGAGAGACAATAACAGTTGATGTGCTAATGCCTTGTCTACTTATGCAGAGGACTGCAATGCTTTTGGAGGAATTAATGAGTTCATGGACTTTGTAGTCGCATAATACGTACTTTGTGATGTTACATCAGCACCAGTATGCGTGCTGGTGTGAACCACGTTGCAGTGACCACAGTACAAGCACTTCAGATGACAACACAAGAACTAGAATTTCTATGTATAATACAATCTAACACGCACAGTAGTGCTCTCTGCGCATCAGATGAACACAAAATTATATTACACCAGCGCACAGAAACTGAACACACATTGACACATTGACATACATATTTTAAATCACAATTTGTTTTAACTTGTGCCACATTTGCACAAGCGTAATGACAAAGCATTAAGAGAACACTGAACAGGCCAGAAAAGTTCTTCAGTGCAGCAGATAAATGAAATCACAATCCTGATCCAACTCAGTAGATCATTAGCGTAACACACAGTATTCTTGAGCACTGCACAACAGCGATGTCTCcttgtcaggaaaaaaaaatatgactaaGAAGAAGAAAGGGGTGAATGATGGTCGAAAATGTCACACGAGCCGTCAACAAACAGAATGTCACAAGCACACATCTTTCCACCATTCCCTGAAGATGTCGAAGCACAGGGCGGGTGTCGAGAATTGGATGCACAGCAGGCAGTTCAAGTGCACAAAATGTTTGGAGTGGTAATGCTGCAGGCAGGGAAAGAACTCTTCAGATGCTGGTGTCAACTGGTCTTGATGCACTTCTCCTTTCGTTTTCGGCACAGGTATTCGTTAACCACGTGGTGTGCCTGTGGATCCATGGGCTCTTGCTTGATCCTTCTGAACTGCCGGTCATCCTGCAATGCACACACCGCGTCAGTCGTCGAGGTCAGCCAGAAACTTGTAATCACAGCTTGCTCATTTCTCTTAGACTGTGGTTATGGTTTCAAATTCACAGTGCGACAAGAACGAGCAAGCTGTGAAGGTACTTTCTAATAGCTAGCTCACTTAGATACACTTTGAAACAGCGAGTACATGAGTGCGCACATGAAAAGAACACAATGCACCGTCGTCAAACTTGCAAAGGGCCCATAAGCTTACCATAGCATACTGCGTCATGGACATGGctgcttgtttttcttgtttgtaGTTGTTGAGACGTTGTGTAAGAAACCTGGAGCAGTTGAACACAAGGGAAAATGACAGTCAGCATGTATACCAAATTAACATACAATAAAAACCCAACTGCAAGGGGGTGCATGGTCACTgtaaaattatttatttaataaacaAATCATGCAAATGTGTTTATCCCCTAAACTAAGTAATAAAACATTATGCCACGTCACGAGCAGGACATTAATTCTCATGCATGAGCGTGAACGTGTGTAATTTTGCCGGGAGACTTCACAGAAGACAAAGCTTGTTTTAAGACTGTTCGACACATTAGGCAACACAAGCGCGAGAGTTTGCTTACACTCATCCGCTAGGGCATATATAAACATCAGCGAATCATTGCTGCATGAAAATTCCACGCGCGACGCTAAAATAATGAAGTATGACCAAGTAAACGCTGCAGCTACAATAGTGCTCGCTCCTGTCTAGAGCCTGCCCAATAATGTGGAAACCACCAAAAACGCAGGCCAGTCAAATCAAAGCTCGTATACATAGCCGCAAATAGATTTAGCATTCCTGTTTCATCGCACAAGCTGCGATAAAACAAAACATCTACGTTTGATCGATCGACAATCGACCTCACCTTTTTTCCTTTGTCAGTCTTGTCGTAAGCTTCTTGACCCGCTGTATCCGATACATGAGATGGTAGTTTTGCTAAGTTCAAACAAAGCATAATATGCAAGCAATAAGTAAACGCAGTACTTCCTTCACAAAATTAAATACGCATTCCAGCTGCGACGTCGCGCTTCACTAGGCAGCAACAGACGTACTACATACCTTTTGGATGGCGTTGTATCGCTTGAGCAGGGAGTAATACTTTTCGCAGTATGGTTCGGCGTTCGCATTTGTCTTCGGTGTAGCCGTGCTAGCTTCGCTCGCATTTCCATTTGACGTCGACGTCGATTCCCCGTTATCCATCGCACTGCGAATGTCACATCCCAAATATCTAGCTGCGCGCTGTCGCCGATTGACGACAAGCCGCCATGTCGTCAGGCTGGTTCGTATCGTGCAAAGTTTGTCGTCTGCTGTTCGCTTAGTTTAGATAATTTGCTGTAAAATTCTACGGGCATCTAAAAAACTATAAAGACACTCTAAGATTGTTTTTATACGTATTTTTATTTTACGCCAGTTTAAGTTAAAGCTTTGGTATTTTGTGTTATTACGTTTGTCGCGCTTTCTTGCGGCCACTTGCCGCAACCGCGTTTGTTGCGACGAGCAAGCCTGAGCGCTTTCAAGCAGGCggatcttttgttttgttttcgagcGACGTTTTCCACGGGTATTGGCCGCAAAAGTTTCTGTAAGGTGCCTGCAGCGCTATCGTGTAAATCATTCAATCGTGAACGTTTGCCTGCTTGAGTGCTGGAAGAAGCGAGGATACTGTGCACTGACTGGGTGGCTCTTGGCTGGTCCGTGGCATGCTCCGGCATCGGCTACCGACGGCGTCGCGATCTCTAATCCGTGGCAGCCGCGGCGATGATCAAGTTCTCCGCGCTCAACTCGAACGACACATCGTCACCTCAGGATGACAACGGCTCGCCGGTGGTTACCAGGGAGGCCCAAGAGGAAGAGGCCTTTGGATTGTACCGCAAGGCGCTTGGTCAACTGCAGCAGGAGAGCCACGACGAGGCCCTAGCTTCGTTCCGCGAGCTGCTTGCGCTGCCGTTCATCAGCCGGTGCAGCGCGCCGCCTCAAGATGACAACAGCGACCCAAGAAGCGGAGGTGGAACGCTGCCTCCGGCGCTTATGCTCAAGTACGTGGCTCTCAAAAACCTCGGCGCTATCCACGTGCGGCTGGGAGACACTCGCGGCGCGGTCGCCGCCTACCTGGACGCTGCAGAGATCGACTCTACAGATGTCACGCTCTGGTACAAGATCGGTCGACTCGCTCTCGGGCTGTACCTGTATCCGCTCGCGAGGATCgccttcgaggaagggctgcgtTGCAGCGCGCAACACTGGCCCTGCCTCAGCAGCCTGATGACGGTTCTGTACGTCCTCAACGACCATTTAGGCTGCCTCGAATGCGCGGCTCGGGCGTTGCGGCTCGACCCCGGTTACGTGAAGGCACTGGCATTGAGAGAGGCCGTGTACCGAGAGAATCCGGCTCTGAAGAGCTGTCAAGACGGCGTGTTCAGGGGCTGCGACCCGTCGGTATTCACGCGAACCGTGAGCAAGGAAGACACGGAAGCTGTGCTCTCCGAAGCGAGGCAGCTGAGGGAGAAGCGCCGCGAGTTGTACACGCCCGGAAAGTTGCCCAGGCTACCGCTGCGCAAGAAACTCGGCGAGGTGTCCTGGGTCGCCCTCGGTCAGGCAATGTTGGAACTGTACGAGTTCATAGCCACAGCAAAGCACGACAGTGACGTGTCGCTTGCTTGTAAAGTGGACCTGCTGAGGAGCGAGACCGATGACAAGCCCGTCGCCGAAGCCACCGACTTGAAGAAAGAATCCCCTTCAGACAGCCTGCAGCAAGGCAGCGGGAACTCGTCGGGCGACCTCGTCATTTGCATCAACCCTCCGAGCGATCCGACGTCGCAGGCCGAGTTACCTGAGGCTCAGCCACAGGTAGAACCTGGGGAACCGCAGTTAGCACAGCCTGCGGACTTGGGATCACTGGCCGAGCAGCTGACTGTTGTGACTCAAGAATTAGCTACGCCTGATGAAAACGGGGCATCGAGGacaacacttggtggaggcaggAGGGGCGGGAAGCGTAAGCGGCTGTCACTAGAGCACTTGGATCCCTCATTGAAGAGGCGGTCAGCAAGGGTTCGAAACACACTGCGTAAGACACAGGAGAGCATCAACTACCAGGAGCTCTTGACACAATTCCTACCATCCAGTCTCGCATACGAGGGCAAGGACGATAGGGAAGACAGCATCCCAAACTTCTCTGACCTGAACAGCGACCACACCTATGGCTTGACCCCAAACAGCAGTCTGCAGGAAGATGTTGACAAGGTAGTCTCTGACATTGAAGGCATAGAAAAAACTGAATCAGAAGATGTGCAGAAGTTTATTAATGACCATAGGGACAGGCACACCCTGATGGACCTTATGGAAGACTACCTGTGGGAGCTGAGCAGTCGAGAAGATCTTCTTTGGCCTCCTCGTTTGTGTGATATCTTTGTTGATGTGTACAAGAGCTTAAGACCTCATATAGAAAGACCATCTATCTTTGCAGGGCATGATGAAGCCTCAAACATTTTGCGACATGCTATGTCAACTTTGCTGTACTGTGAGTTTATGATGGACAAGGTTGTTGTGGCAAAAGCACAAGCTCAGCCATCCGTGTCAGTATCGCCAAGAAGTCCTGGCAACCAGTTAGGACCAGAGTTTCCTAGCAGCCAATTTGGGAGTGACTTAGAGTTTCTTGCTCAGATGTCGGTGAGGGAAGGTGTATTTGAAGAGAAATGGATCCCATTTGTTCTTCGTTCATTCTGGGCAGAGGCACGGTTTTTGATGCTTAGCGGTGAAATGGAATCTGCTGTGCAGGTGCTAGAAAATGTTCTTTGTCGAATAGATTATGAAAGTCCCCCTGACACGCAACCTGTGAAAGTGCGGATAACAAATTGTAAAATGAATGATGTTATTTCGCGAGAGGTTGTTCAGGAGCAGCTTGAATCGTTGCAGAGATGCCAGTCTCTTGAAGAGGTGCATCGTCTTTATGAGCTTGGTAGGTATAAAGTGGTGGCTGACCTGTTGATTCAGACGTTTAAAAAGCCAGCATCTAGAGGTCGCAAACTACATGCTAAAGCAAACATCCCTGAACGGCATGCTCAACTCATACTTTTGCAAGAATCACTGTGGAATTTAAAGGACTACTCAGGCTGTCTGATTTGGGGTGAGGCTTCACTAAATGAAGCTCTGAACCAGTATCTTTCAGTGGCAAGTGCAGCACTCAAGTGTGACTGGTCGAACAC
This region includes:
- the LOC126536586 gene encoding uncharacterized protein gives rise to the protein MDNGESTSTSNGNASEASTATPKTNANAEPYCEKYYSLLKRYNAIQKQNYHLMYRIQRVKKLTTRLTKEKRFLTQRLNNYKQEKQAAMSMTQYAMDDRQFRRIKQEPMDPQAHHVVNEYLCRKRKEKCIKTS